In the Bifidobacterium catenulatum PV20-2 genome, one interval contains:
- a CDS encoding LacI family DNA-binding transcriptional regulator, translating to MTTMKEIAAAAGVSISTVSLVLNGRDEGRVKAPLAALIREKADALGYTVNPLARSLRTCRTRILGFISEEVATTPYAGGIILGAQDAASAYGYMIITVSTDGKASEENEIATLKRYGVDGFFYSKMSNRITTVPASLGDYPVVMVDATDADNQIPSIEPDEFQIAYDATKRLIQADCERIAYLGCSENMIAQDGRFAGYQAALQDSGFAYDPSLVCNVLNNGPALRAVDKLFDERNPDGFFCFNDARAWYVYECAARRGLTVGKDISIVGVDNHRVFAETLEPQLTTVELPHYEMGYWAACKLISLIERKPVDSSSWPSTTAPLPPLDSPIPAKIHCALIEKGSVRS from the coding sequence ATGACTACGATGAAGGAAATTGCCGCAGCGGCAGGGGTGTCCATTTCCACCGTTTCCCTGGTACTTAACGGCAGAGATGAGGGACGTGTGAAAGCCCCGTTGGCCGCGCTCATACGTGAGAAGGCGGACGCACTCGGCTACACGGTCAATCCTCTGGCACGCAGCCTACGCACCTGCCGCACACGAATTCTCGGCTTCATCAGCGAGGAAGTCGCCACCACCCCGTATGCAGGCGGCATCATTCTGGGCGCGCAGGATGCGGCAAGCGCCTACGGGTATATGATCATCACAGTCAGCACCGATGGCAAGGCAAGCGAAGAGAATGAAATCGCCACATTGAAACGGTATGGCGTGGACGGTTTCTTCTATTCGAAAATGTCGAACCGCATTACGACCGTGCCTGCATCCCTCGGCGATTATCCGGTGGTGATGGTGGATGCCACCGATGCCGACAACCAGATACCCAGCATCGAGCCAGACGAATTCCAAATCGCCTACGATGCCACGAAACGGCTGATCCAAGCCGATTGTGAGAGGATCGCCTATCTCGGCTGTTCGGAAAACATGATTGCGCAGGACGGTCGTTTTGCCGGATATCAGGCGGCGTTGCAGGATTCCGGTTTTGCCTACGATCCTTCGTTGGTGTGCAATGTACTCAATAATGGCCCGGCGTTGCGCGCCGTCGATAAGCTGTTTGATGAACGCAATCCCGACGGTTTCTTCTGTTTCAACGATGCGCGCGCGTGGTATGTGTACGAATGCGCGGCACGCCGTGGACTGACTGTCGGCAAGGATATTTCCATCGTCGGCGTCGACAACCACCGCGTGTTTGCCGAAACGCTGGAACCGCAGTTGACCACAGTGGAGCTGCCCCACTATGAGATGGGTTATTGGGCTGCCTGCAAGCTGATTTCGCTGATCGAACGCAAGCCTGTCGACAGCTCGTCCTGGCCGAGCACCACCGCTCCCCTGCCACCGTTGGATTCGCCGATTCCCGCGAAGATCCATTGTGCGCTGATAGAAAAGGGATCAGTCCGAAGCTGA
- a CDS encoding isoprenyl transferase produces the protein MAFENVDYKSLDIPAAPFSDPSIIPDFPKNKVPRHIGVIMDGNGRWAQQRGLIRTDGHQAAEPVVFDTIAGAIEAGVRYLSLYTFSTENWKRSPQEVRFLMGFSRDIIHRRVEQMNAWGVRVRWSGRRPKLWKSVIDELEKAQERTKNNTTIDVVFCLNYGGRAEIADACAAIAKEVRDGKISGDRITEKMIAEHLYNPDIPDCDLVIRTSGEQRTSNFLPWEAAYAELDFVPELFPDCGRDVLWRSIDHYIHRDRRFGGVKK, from the coding sequence ATGGCTTTTGAGAACGTGGATTACAAGTCCCTTGACATTCCGGCGGCACCATTTTCTGACCCGTCGATTATTCCTGATTTTCCAAAAAATAAGGTTCCGCGCCATATCGGCGTGATTATGGACGGCAACGGTCGTTGGGCGCAGCAGCGTGGGCTGATTCGCACTGACGGGCATCAGGCTGCCGAACCGGTGGTGTTCGACACCATCGCAGGTGCCATCGAAGCCGGTGTGCGCTACCTGTCGCTGTATACGTTCTCCACGGAGAACTGGAAGCGTTCCCCGCAGGAAGTGCGCTTCCTGATGGGCTTCTCGCGTGACATCATCCACCGTCGTGTGGAGCAGATGAACGCGTGGGGCGTGCGCGTGCGCTGGTCCGGTCGCCGTCCGAAACTATGGAAATCCGTTATCGACGAATTGGAAAAAGCACAGGAACGTACCAAAAACAACACGACCATCGACGTGGTGTTCTGCCTGAATTACGGCGGACGTGCCGAAATCGCGGATGCTTGCGCGGCAATCGCAAAGGAAGTGCGTGATGGAAAGATCTCCGGCGATCGTATAACGGAAAAAATGATTGCCGAACACCTGTACAATCCTGATATCCCTGATTGTGATTTGGTGATTCGTACTTCCGGCGAACAGCGCACGTCGAATTTCCTGCCGTGGGAAGCGGCATATGCCGAACTTGATTTCGTGCCGGAACTGTTCCCCGATTGCGGTCGAGACGTGCTATGGCGTTCGATCGACCACTACATTCACCGCGACCGTCGTTTCGGCGGCGTAAAAAAGTAG
- a CDS encoding nucleoside hydrolase — MTRLILDVDTGIDDALALAYLATFDTVDVLGVIGTYGNVSVDTAVRNTSYVLERLGFRHIPVTRGSSHPSWARCFIPDAGCAQFHGTDGLGGFGPACDSSSSDTAFSDIFSDNSGSDTVFSRDYRSLISVGGYALDDVHANPAVDSFELSLTTDSASSIHAADSSANSVSEGVQFIIDQVRAYGFDVTVVATGPLTDIDAAIAAAPDIAGKLKLVMMGGTLTQEGNCWDLTAETNIIQDPEAADRVFHSGADITMVGLDVTHQCLMGPDATCAWREAANADTLGGSAGNSNAALAQNSSPDSSPSASDVRAFLADMADFSIAANYKADARLFSQGMPLHDPLAAAVAVDPSLVTCINLPMKVELETSDFHGTRGRTIGDPAGLINLNSPRVHVALQVDAARFVSDFTTRIKSLQ, encoded by the coding sequence ATGACACGACTGATTCTTGATGTGGACACCGGTATCGACGATGCACTGGCGTTGGCATATCTTGCGACGTTCGACACTGTTGACGTGCTTGGCGTGATCGGCACGTACGGCAATGTTTCCGTCGACACTGCGGTTCGCAATACTTCGTATGTGCTGGAACGGTTGGGGTTTCGGCACATTCCGGTGACACGTGGATCGTCGCATCCTTCATGGGCTCGCTGTTTCATTCCGGATGCAGGTTGCGCACAGTTTCACGGCACGGACGGATTGGGAGGATTCGGCCCGGCTTGCGATAGTTCGTCTTCGGATACTGCTTTTTCAGATATTTTTTCGGATAATTCCGGTTCCGATACTGTTTTTTCTCGCGATTACCGTAGTCTGATTTCCGTTGGCGGATATGCGTTGGATGATGTTCATGCGAATCCTGCGGTTGATTCGTTTGAATTATCGCTTACTACGGATTCGGCTTCTTCTATTCATGCTGCTGATTCTTCCGCCAACTCGGTTTCCGAAGGCGTGCAGTTCATTATTGATCAGGTTCGCGCTTATGGTTTCGACGTCACTGTAGTTGCGACCGGTCCGCTGACCGATATTGATGCTGCGATCGCGGCCGCACCGGATATTGCCGGCAAACTCAAACTGGTGATGATGGGTGGCACGTTGACGCAGGAAGGCAACTGTTGGGATCTGACTGCGGAAACGAACATCATTCAGGATCCGGAAGCCGCAGATCGCGTGTTCCATTCCGGTGCCGACATCACCATGGTCGGCCTGGACGTAACGCATCAATGCCTGATGGGTCCCGATGCGACCTGTGCTTGGCGTGAAGCAGCGAATGCTGACACACTTGGTGGTTCAGCCGGTAATTCGAATGCAGCTTTAGCTCAAAACTCGAGTCCGGACTCAAGCCCATCTGCTTCCGATGTGCGCGCATTCCTCGCTGACATGGCTGATTTCTCCATTGCCGCGAATTACAAAGCCGATGCGCGCCTGTTTTCTCAAGGCATGCCTTTGCATGATCCGCTGGCCGCAGCCGTCGCCGTGGATCCGTCACTAGTGACCTGCATTAATCTGCCAATGAAAGTCGAACTCGAAACCAGCGATTTTCACGGCACACGAGGCCGAACCATCGGCGATCCCGCCGGCCTGATCAACCTCAACTCCCCCCGCGTGCACGTAGCCCTACAAGTCGACGCAGCCCGTTTCGTCTCCGACTTCACCACCCGCATCAAGTCTCTGCAGTAA
- a CDS encoding ABC transporter permease, with protein MAVSHVQHIHSEHAQSVISRSFSTVLSICKRSVPTVIAVVLLLVVWEAWVRIDNVPSTMIAAPSEIAQATAETWSTLWPATQVTLLEGTVGFLFAVLFGILIGILLYCSRIANAALFPLLSAAQTMPLISIAPLFLIWFGFEISGKIVIVTVFGLFPIAVQTIRGLEAVPQFYSDVALTCGATKAWTLWHVKLRVAARQIYGGIRVSGAYIFATAATAEYLGARKGLGIWLQAAYNSFRTPLIFSATLVIIVITGILMCLVNLSERVLLGPADADADPDADQ; from the coding sequence ATGGCGGTTTCGCACGTTCAACACATACACTCTGAACATGCTCAGTCAGTGATCTCACGATCTTTCTCCACTGTTCTGAGTATCTGCAAGCGCAGCGTTCCCACAGTTATCGCAGTAGTGTTGCTGTTGGTGGTTTGGGAGGCGTGGGTTCGTATCGACAATGTGCCCAGCACCATGATTGCCGCGCCGAGCGAAATCGCGCAGGCCACCGCCGAAACCTGGTCGACGTTATGGCCCGCCACCCAAGTTACCCTGCTTGAAGGCACCGTCGGTTTTCTATTCGCCGTACTGTTCGGCATTCTTATCGGCATATTGTTGTACTGTTCGCGCATTGCGAACGCCGCATTGTTCCCGTTGCTTTCGGCCGCGCAGACCATGCCGTTGATTTCCATCGCTCCCCTGTTCTTGATTTGGTTCGGTTTTGAAATTTCCGGAAAAATCGTGATCGTAACAGTATTCGGCTTATTCCCGATTGCAGTGCAGACGATTCGCGGTCTTGAAGCGGTCCCCCAGTTTTATTCGGATGTTGCGCTGACTTGTGGTGCCACGAAAGCGTGGACACTGTGGCATGTGAAGTTGCGTGTTGCCGCTCGTCAGATTTATGGCGGCATCCGCGTTTCCGGCGCATACATTTTCGCCACTGCCGCCACCGCAGAATATTTGGGCGCACGCAAGGGTCTTGGCATTTGGCTACAGGCCGCCTACAACTCGTTCCGCACGCCGCTGATCTTTTCGGCGACGCTTGTCATCATCGTCATCACTGGCATTTTGATGTGCCTAGTGAATCTCAGCGAACGCGTGCTGCTCGGCCCTGCCGATGCCGACGCCGATCCGGATGCGGATCAGTAA
- a CDS encoding glycoside hydrolase family 32 protein — MTDFTPDAPVLHEIKNHSEALAQAEAGVAAMAAERNNRWYPKFHIASNGGWINDPNGLCFYKGRWHVFYQLHPYGTQWGPMHWGHVSSADMVNWKREPIMFAPSLEEEKDGVFSGSAVIGDDGELKFYYTGHRWANGKDNTGGDWQVQMLAEPDNDELTSATKRGMIIDCPTDKVNHHYRDPKVWKTGDKWYMTFGVSSAEKRGQMWLFSSDDMVKWTYEQVLFEHPDPNVFMLECPDFFPIKDAEGNEKWVIGFSAMGAKPSGFMNRNVNNAGYMIGTWTPGEQFKPETDFRLWDCGHNYYAPQSFNDGERQIVYGWMSPFVEPIPMQDDGWCGNMTLPREITLGADGDLHTAPVAEMEGLRENTTDFGAISLGVNGEQTIADDAEAVEIEMTIDLNASTAERAGLKIHATEDGAYTYVAFDDQIGRVVIDRQAAAQGDRGYRTAPLSTEELASGELKLRVFVDRGCVEVYVNDGHQAMSSFSYASEGPRAIKLVAESGTLEIKSLKLHTMKSIGLE, encoded by the coding sequence ATGACTGACTTCACTCCGGATGCACCCGTCCTCCACGAAATCAAGAACCACAGCGAAGCTCTGGCACAGGCGGAAGCAGGCGTTGCGGCCATGGCCGCCGAACGAAACAACCGCTGGTACCCGAAGTTCCACATCGCATCCAACGGCGGTTGGATCAACGATCCGAACGGCCTGTGCTTCTACAAGGGCCGTTGGCACGTCTTCTACCAGCTGCACCCGTATGGCACCCAGTGGGGCCCGATGCATTGGGGCCACGTCTCCTCCGCCGATATGGTCAATTGGAAGCGTGAACCGATTATGTTCGCCCCGTCTCTGGAAGAGGAAAAGGACGGCGTCTTCTCCGGTTCCGCAGTGATTGGCGACGACGGCGAACTCAAGTTCTACTACACCGGCCACCGTTGGGCCAACGGCAAGGACAACACTGGCGGCGACTGGCAGGTACAGATGCTCGCCGAACCAGACAACGATGAGCTGACCAGCGCCACCAAGCGCGGCATGATCATTGATTGCCCGACCGACAAGGTCAACCACCACTACCGAGATCCGAAGGTCTGGAAGACCGGCGACAAGTGGTACATGACCTTCGGTGTCTCCTCTGCCGAGAAGCGCGGCCAGATGTGGCTGTTCTCCTCCGATGATATGGTCAAGTGGACCTATGAGCAGGTACTGTTCGAGCATCCGGATCCGAACGTATTTATGCTTGAGTGCCCGGACTTCTTCCCGATCAAGGACGCCGAAGGCAACGAGAAGTGGGTTATCGGCTTCTCCGCCATGGGTGCCAAGCCGTCCGGCTTCATGAACCGTAACGTCAACAACGCCGGCTACATGATCGGCACGTGGACTCCGGGCGAGCAGTTCAAGCCGGAAACCGACTTCCGCCTGTGGGATTGCGGCCACAACTATTATGCTCCGCAGTCGTTCAACGACGGCGAACGCCAGATCGTATACGGCTGGATGAGCCCGTTCGTTGAGCCGATTCCGATGCAGGATGACGGCTGGTGCGGCAACATGACCCTTCCGCGTGAGATCACGCTGGGTGCCGACGGCGATTTACACACCGCTCCGGTTGCCGAAATGGAGGGCTTGCGTGAAAACACCACCGATTTTGGTGCAATCTCACTTGGTGTCAATGGCGAGCAGACCATTGCTGATGATGCTGAAGCCGTCGAAATTGAAATGACCATCGATCTCAACGCCTCCACTGCGGAACGTGCTGGTCTGAAGATTCACGCGACTGAAGACGGCGCTTATACGTACGTGGCGTTCGACGATCAGATCGGTCGTGTGGTAATCGACCGTCAGGCCGCAGCCCAGGGTGATCGCGGCTACCGTACCGCCCCGCTTTCCACCGAAGAACTGGCTTCCGGCGAACTCAAGCTGCGCGTGTTTGTGGATCGCGGCTGCGTGGAAGTGTATGTGAACGACGGCCACCAGGCCATGAGCTCCTTCAGCTACGCTTCCGAAGGTCCGCGCGCCATCAAGCTTGTTGCCGAATCCGGCACGCTTGAGATCAAGTCCTTGAAGCTCCACACCATGAAGTCCATCGGACTGGAGTGA
- a CDS encoding thiamine-binding protein → MTLDRNAEKQEVPINPETGKPYINTLAAVAISPAGASPEKSTYVAQAVDVIRQSGLPSETNAMFTNIEGDIDDVLKVIRDATMKLAGQGYRTDVVIRLDIRPGFEGQIHAKQALVDEILSE, encoded by the coding sequence ATGACTCTTGATCGCAATGCGGAAAAGCAGGAAGTGCCGATCAACCCGGAAACCGGCAAACCGTATATCAACACGCTTGCTGCGGTCGCCATCTCTCCCGCTGGCGCAAGTCCTGAAAAATCCACGTACGTAGCGCAGGCGGTCGACGTGATCCGTCAATCCGGACTACCGAGCGAAACCAACGCCATGTTCACCAACATCGAAGGCGATATCGACGACGTGCTCAAGGTGATCCGCGACGCCACCATGAAACTCGCCGGCCAGGGCTATCGCACCGACGTGGTGATCCGTCTCGACATTCGCCCCGGTTTCGAAGGTCAGATCCACGCCAAGCAGGCGCTTGTGGACGAAATCCTGTCGGAATAA
- the thiD gene encoding bifunctional hydroxymethylpyrimidine kinase/phosphomethylpyrimidine kinase — MTSTLAPVLSIAGSDSSGGAGIQADLKTMLANGVFGMTAIAALTAQNTTGVTMVTNTPPEMLAAQIDAVFDDIPPVAVKIGMVSSVELINVIADRLTAHDAENVVLDPVMVATSGAKLIEDDAIAALTSKLFPLATVITPNMPETQALCELAVEQGTDAIDYENGESISSENDMVTAGHLLAGHFGCAVLVKGGHGTQDASDVLVEPNGKVTWFRARRINNPNTHGTGCTLSSAIASHLALGETLPEAVDSAKLYLTGALEAQLDLGHGSGPMDHAWKWR, encoded by the coding sequence ATGACCAGCACTTTGGCACCAGTATTGAGCATCGCGGGATCGGATTCCTCCGGTGGTGCCGGCATTCAGGCGGACTTGAAAACCATGCTTGCCAATGGTGTGTTCGGTATGACCGCCATTGCGGCGCTGACCGCGCAGAACACCACAGGCGTGACGATGGTCACGAACACGCCTCCGGAAATGCTCGCCGCGCAGATCGACGCCGTGTTCGACGATATTCCGCCGGTCGCGGTGAAGATCGGCATGGTGTCGAGCGTGGAGCTCATCAATGTGATTGCCGACCGTTTGACCGCGCATGATGCCGAGAATGTTGTGCTTGATCCGGTGATGGTGGCAACGTCCGGCGCGAAGCTTATCGAAGATGACGCGATCGCCGCATTGACGTCCAAGCTGTTCCCGCTCGCCACCGTAATCACGCCGAACATGCCGGAAACCCAAGCATTGTGCGAGCTGGCTGTTGAGCAGGGCACCGATGCGATCGACTATGAGAATGGCGAAAGCATCTCCAGCGAAAACGACATGGTGACGGCAGGTCATCTGCTTGCCGGCCATTTTGGCTGCGCAGTGCTCGTCAAAGGCGGTCATGGCACGCAGGATGCCAGCGATGTGCTCGTTGAGCCGAATGGCAAAGTCACTTGGTTCCGCGCGCGTCGTATCAACAATCCGAACACGCACGGCACCGGATGCACGCTGTCGTCGGCGATCGCATCGCACCTGGCGCTTGGCGAAACATTGCCGGAAGCCGTCGACAGTGCAAAACTGTATCTGACGGGCGCTTTGGAGGCACAGCTTGACCTCGGACACGGATCCGGACCGATGGACCACGCTTGGAAATGGCGCTGA
- a CDS encoding MFS transporter yields MASNTRSAWKNPSYLQSSFGIFMFFCSWGIWWSFFSRWLTDPTHGLGMTSAEQGQIYSINSLATLVIMFAYGAIQDQLGIKRKLVIFVSAIAALVGPFVQFVYAPMLTAGGTTRFIGVLIGSIVLSAGFMAGCSLFEALTERYSRKFGFEYGQSRAWGSFGYAIVALCAGFLFNINPLLNFWVGSICGLGMLCVYAFWVPAEQKEELKKEADPNAAPTNPSFKEMISVLKMPTLWVLIVFMLFTNTFYTVFDQQMFPNYYASLFSSTEVGNATYGTLNSFQVFLESAMMGVVPIIMKKIGVRNSLLLGATVMFLRIGLCGVFHDPVSVSIIKLFHSIEVPLFCLPAFRYFTLHFDTKLSATLYMVGFQIASQIGQVIFSTPMGALHDAMGDRPTFFTISGIVFAALVYGFFVIKKDDQEVGGDPFYTDKQLKAQAAAEANA; encoded by the coding sequence ATGGCAAGCAACACTCGATCTGCATGGAAGAATCCTTCCTACCTGCAGAGCTCCTTCGGCATCTTCATGTTCTTCTGCTCGTGGGGCATCTGGTGGTCCTTCTTCTCCCGCTGGCTCACCGACCCGACCCACGGCCTGGGCATGACCTCCGCAGAGCAGGGCCAGATCTACTCCATCAACTCCTTGGCAACCCTAGTCATCATGTTCGCCTATGGCGCCATCCAAGATCAACTGGGCATCAAGCGTAAGCTCGTGATCTTCGTCTCCGCCATCGCAGCGCTCGTCGGCCCGTTCGTACAGTTCGTGTATGCCCCGATGCTGACCGCCGGCGGCACCACCCGTTTCATCGGCGTGCTCATCGGCTCCATCGTGCTCTCCGCAGGTTTCATGGCCGGCTGCTCCCTGTTCGAAGCGCTCACCGAACGCTACTCCCGTAAGTTCGGCTTCGAATACGGACAGTCCCGCGCTTGGGGCTCCTTCGGCTACGCCATCGTGGCACTGTGCGCAGGTTTCCTGTTCAACATCAACCCGCTGCTGAACTTCTGGGTCGGCTCCATCTGCGGCCTTGGCATGCTGTGCGTCTACGCTTTCTGGGTTCCGGCCGAGCAGAAGGAAGAACTCAAGAAGGAAGCCGATCCGAACGCGGCTCCAACCAACCCATCCTTCAAAGAGATGATCTCCGTTCTGAAGATGCCGACCCTGTGGGTGCTCATCGTCTTCATGCTGTTCACCAACACCTTCTACACCGTGTTCGACCAGCAGATGTTCCCTAACTACTACGCTTCCCTCTTCTCCTCCACTGAAGTCGGCAACGCCACCTACGGCACCCTGAACTCCTTCCAGGTGTTCCTCGAGTCCGCCATGATGGGCGTCGTCCCGATCATCATGAAGAAGATCGGCGTTCGTAACTCCCTGCTGCTCGGCGCAACCGTGATGTTCCTGCGTATCGGACTGTGCGGCGTGTTCCACGATCCGGTCAGCGTCTCCATCATCAAGCTGTTCCACTCGATCGAGGTTCCGCTATTCTGCCTACCGGCATTCCGCTACTTCACCCTGCACTTCGATACCAAGCTGTCGGCAACCCTGTACATGGTGGGCTTCCAGATCGCTTCCCAGATCGGACAGGTGATCTTCTCCACCCCGATGGGTGCTCTGCACGACGCCATGGGCGACCGTCCGACCTTCTTCACCATCTCCGGCATCGTGTTCGCCGCTCTGGTCTACGGCTTCTTCGTGATCAAGAAGGACGACCAGGAAGTCGGCGGTGATCCGTTCTACACCGATAAGCAGCTCAAGGCCCAAGCCGCAGCTGAAGCGAACGCCTGA
- a CDS encoding ABC transporter substrate-binding protein: protein MSIFSRHDATAHTHIVGKLIALFSAIAMLFSVTACGQSNDSTKATTDGNGLKKVTFMLSWAPDTNHIGVYVAKNKGYFKEAGLDVDIVAVAQAGAEQAVNNGMADFALSNLTNVGTYTLKGAKIKQVLQVQQKPSAIWCSLASNTSIKSPKDFDGKTFATFGSNESDAVIRRMIQTDGGKGTFDKVTVGTSTFQTLSSGKADFGGFYATWEGVQADMYGPKLNCFTEPDYGVPGNADTIGIITNTKTISSNPDLVRKFTQAAKKGYEYAYSHPDDAAEILVKEAPDANLKPAFVKKSMKTIVDGQYWGDPAKINDGSFVFGTNDTKGAQRYFDFIAEENAYTDSHGKVVHTAPQAKDLATDEFLK from the coding sequence ATGAGCATCTTCAGCAGGCATGACGCCACCGCACATACTCACATCGTAGGCAAACTAATCGCGCTCTTCAGCGCAATCGCCATGCTATTCAGCGTCACCGCATGCGGGCAAAGCAACGACTCCACGAAGGCCACGACCGACGGCAACGGTCTGAAAAAAGTGACATTCATGCTCTCTTGGGCGCCCGACACCAATCATATCGGCGTGTATGTGGCAAAAAACAAGGGCTATTTCAAAGAGGCAGGTCTTGACGTTGACATCGTGGCCGTGGCACAGGCTGGTGCCGAACAGGCCGTGAACAACGGCATGGCCGACTTCGCCCTATCCAACCTCACCAATGTGGGCACATACACGCTAAAAGGCGCAAAAATCAAGCAAGTGCTGCAGGTACAGCAGAAACCAAGCGCCATCTGGTGCTCCCTTGCTTCGAACACTTCGATCAAGTCTCCGAAGGACTTCGACGGCAAGACTTTCGCCACGTTCGGCTCGAACGAATCCGACGCGGTGATCCGCCGCATGATCCAGACCGATGGCGGCAAGGGCACGTTCGACAAAGTGACGGTCGGCACATCCACGTTCCAGACGCTGTCGAGTGGCAAAGCCGATTTCGGCGGATTCTACGCCACTTGGGAAGGCGTGCAAGCAGATATGTACGGTCCGAAACTCAATTGCTTCACCGAACCCGATTACGGTGTGCCGGGCAATGCGGACACCATCGGAATCATCACCAACACCAAAACCATCTCCTCCAATCCGGATCTGGTGAGGAAGTTCACGCAGGCTGCTAAAAAGGGATACGAATACGCCTACTCGCACCCGGACGATGCCGCTGAAATCCTTGTGAAGGAAGCTCCCGACGCGAATCTCAAGCCGGCTTTCGTCAAGAAGAGCATGAAGACCATCGTGGACGGCCAGTATTGGGGCGATCCAGCCAAGATCAATGATGGCTCGTTCGTGTTCGGCACCAACGACACGAAGGGGGCACAGCGATACTTTGATTTCATCGCCGAAGAAAATGCCTACACCGACTCGCATGGCAAAGTGGTGCATACCGCTCCGCAAGCCAAGGATCTTGCCACCGACGAATTCCTGAAATAA
- the recO gene encoding DNA repair protein RecO gives MPLYQDEGVVLRTVKLGEADRIVTLLTRDHGKIRAVAKGVRRTKSRFGGRLEPFMRVSLLIAEGRSLDVISQAESVSAYARDICADFKAYAAANVICETADKLVVTEHERSVAQYRLVLGALNALSKHAHEAAAIGDSYVMRALAIAGWTPRLRACVVCRDPISADRPWFFSISAGGLMCSTDHIRESFDVSWNAICQLQALVDGDWGELDGTALLPKTRQMVEKWGEYYLERPIRSMRLLD, from the coding sequence ATGCCGTTGTATCAGGACGAGGGCGTGGTCTTGCGCACCGTCAAACTTGGCGAAGCTGATCGTATTGTCACTTTGCTGACACGCGACCATGGCAAAATCCGTGCCGTCGCCAAAGGTGTGCGTCGAACCAAATCGCGTTTCGGAGGGCGTTTAGAGCCTTTCATGCGTGTCTCGTTGCTTATTGCGGAAGGGCGTTCGCTTGATGTGATTTCCCAAGCCGAGTCGGTCTCGGCGTATGCGAGAGACATCTGCGCCGATTTCAAGGCGTATGCCGCAGCGAATGTGATTTGCGAAACCGCTGACAAGCTGGTAGTGACGGAGCATGAGCGTTCCGTGGCACAGTATCGGCTGGTGTTGGGAGCATTGAATGCCCTTTCCAAGCATGCGCATGAGGCTGCTGCGATTGGCGATTCCTACGTGATGCGTGCCCTTGCGATTGCTGGTTGGACGCCGCGTTTGCGTGCCTGCGTGGTGTGCAGGGATCCGATTTCTGCTGATCGTCCATGGTTCTTCTCGATTTCCGCAGGTGGCCTGATGTGTTCGACCGATCATATTCGTGAATCGTTTGACGTTTCGTGGAATGCGATCTGCCAGTTGCAAGCGCTTGTAGACGGCGATTGGGGAGAGCTGGACGGCACGGCGTTGCTTCCGAAAACCCGTCAAATGGTGGAAAAATGGGGTGAATACTATTTGGAACGTCCGATTCGTTCCATGCGCTTGCTAGATTAG